The Vitis riparia cultivar Riparia Gloire de Montpellier isolate 1030 chromosome 10, EGFV_Vit.rip_1.0, whole genome shotgun sequence genome includes a region encoding these proteins:
- the LOC117923277 gene encoding subtilisin-like protease SBT5.6 — translation MRFCVFFLLFLLPLLASCAERKVYIVYFGEHSGQKAVHEIEDYHHSYLLSVKASEEEARDSLLYSYKHSINGFAAVLSPHEATKLSEMDEVVSVFPSQRKKHTLHTTRSWEFVGLERGLGREQLKKQKKTRNLLEKARYGDQIIVGMVDNGVWPESKSFSDEGMGPIPKSWKGICQTGVAFNSSHCNRKLIGARYYLKGYESDNGPLNTTTDYKSPRDKDGHGTHTASTVAGRRVHNVSALGYAPGTASGGAPLARLAIYKVCWPIPGQTKVKGNTCYEEDMLAAIDDAIADGVHVLSISIGTSTPFTYAKDGIAIGALHATKNNIVVACSAGNSGPGPSTLSNPAPWIITVGASSVDRAFVTPLVLGNGMKLMGQSVTPYKLKKKMYPLVFAADVVVPGVPKNNTAANCNFGSLDPKKVKGKLVLCLRGGIALRIEKGIEVKRAGGVGFILGNTPENGFDLPADPHLLPATAVSSEDVTKIRNYIKSTKKPMATIIPGRTVLHAKPAPFMASFTSRGPNTIDPNILKPDITGPGLNILAAWSEGSSPTRSELDPRVVKYNIFSGTSMSCPHVAAAVALLKAIHPNWSSAAIRSALMTTAGLVNNIGKPITDSSGNPANPFQYGSGHFRPTKAADPGLVYDTTYTDYLLYLCNIGVKSPDSSFKCPKVSPSSNNLNYPSLQISKLKRKVTITRTVTNVGSARSIYFSSVKSPVGFSVRVEPSILYFNHVGQKKSFCITVEARNPKASKKNDAEEYAFGWYTWNDGIHNVRSPMAVSLA, via the exons ATGAggttttgtgttttctttctgCTTTTCCTGCTTCCTCTCCTGGCCTCATGTGCAGAAAGAAag GTCTATATAGTATATTTTGGAGAACACAGTGGACAGAAAGCAGTTCATGAGATAGAGGATTATCACCACTCGTATCTTCTCTCTGTGAAAGCATCCGAGGAAGAAGCTAGAGATTCTCTCCTCTACAGTTACAAGCACAGCATCAATGGCTTTGCAGCAGTTCTCAGCCCCCATGAAGCCACAAAGCTTTCGG AGATGGATGAAGTGGTATCAGTATTCCCCAGCCAGCGGAAAAAGCACACCCTCCACACTACAAGGTCATGGGAATTTGTAGGCTTGGAGAGGGGACTGGGAAGAGAACAGTTGAAGAAGCAAAAGAAGACGAGAAATTTATTGGAAAAAGCCAGATATGGCGATCAAATCATAGTTGGGATGGTGGATAATG GTGTATGGCCGGAGTCAAAGAGCTTTAGTGATGAAGGAATGGGACCTATCCCAAAATCATGGAAGGGAATCTGCCAAACTGGAGTTGCTTTCAACTCCTCCCATTGTAACAG GAAGCTGATTGGAGCTCGATACTATCTGAAGGGTTATGAGTCCGACAATGGCCCTCTTAACACCACAACAGATTATAAATCACCACGTGACAAGGATGGCCACGGAACCCACACGGCATCTACGGTTGCAGGGCGAAGGGTTCACAATGTTTCAGCACTTGGGTATGCCCCCGGCACAGCCTCAGGAGGAGCCCCGCTGGCTCGTCTCGCCATTTACAAAGTCTGCTGGCCGATCCCAGGCCAAACAAAGGTGAAAGGGAACACATGctatgaagaagacatgttagCAGCCATAGATGATGCCATTGCTGATGGAGTTCATGTACTCAGCATCTCTATCGGGACTTCTACACCTTTCACTTATGCCAAAGATGGTATAGCAATTGGAGCACTTCATGCCACCAAGAACAACATTGTAGTGGCATGTAGCGCTGGGAATTCAGGCCCTGGCCCCTCAACTTTGTCCAACCCTGCACCATGGATCATCACAGTTGGCGCTAGTAGCGTAGACCGAGCATTTGTCACTCCTCTTGTTCTTGGAAATGGCATGAAACTCATG GGACAATCCGTAACCCCATACAAGCTGAAGAAAAAGATGTACCCCCTGGTATTCGCAGCAGATGTCGTCGTCCCTGGAGTGCCCAAGAACAATACTGCAGC AAATTGCAACTTTGGTTCCCTTGATCCAAAGAAGGTGAAAGGAAAGCTAGTTTTGTGCTTGAGGGGCGGTATTGCATTGAGAATtgaaaagggcattgaagtGAAAAGAGCCGGGGGTGTTGGTTTTATTCTAGGAAACACGCCGGAAAATGGATTTGATCTCCCAGCAGACCCTCACCTTCTTCCTGCAACTGCAGTGAGTTCCGAGGATGTGACTAAAATTCGTAACTATATTaaatcaacaaagaaaccaatGGCAACCATCATTCCAGGACGGACGGTGTTACATGCTAAACCAGCACCATTCATGGCTTCTTTCACCAGTAGAGGTCCGAATACAATCGATCCTAATATTCTCAAG CCCGACATCACAGGTCCAGGACTAAATATATTGGCAGCATGGAGCGAAGGATCATCCCCTACAAGGTCAGAATTGGATCCCCGAGTGGTGAAGTATAATATTTTCTCTGGAACATCTATGTCTTGCCCTCATGTGGCTGCTGCAGTTGCTCTTCTCAAAGCCATTCACCCTAATTGGAGCAGTGCTGCTATAAGATCTGCTCTCATGACCACAG CCGGACTTGTAAACAACATTGGCAAGCCAATAACTGATTCATCTGGCAATCCAGCAAACCCTTTCCAATACGGTTCAGGCCACTTCCGACCAACAAAGGCTGCAGATCCCGGTCTAGTATACGACACTACATACACTGACTATCTTCTCTACCTCTGCAATATTGGAGTTAAAAGTCCCGACTCCTCATTCAAGTGTCCAAAAGTGTCACCCTCATCCAACAATCTCAACTATCCATCCCTCCAGATCTCCAAACTCAAACGCAAAGTGACCATCACAAGGACCGTCACTAATGTTGGCAGCGCTAGAAGTATATACTTCTCTAGCGTTAAGTCACCAGTGGGATTTTCAGTTAGGGTTGAGCCAAGTATCCTGTACTTTAATCATGTTGGGCAGAAGAAAAGCTTCTGCATAACAGTAGAAGCCAGAAACCCAAAGGCAAGCAAAAAGAATGATGCAGAGGAGTATGCTTTTGGTTGGTATACATGGAATGATGGAATCCATAATGTAAGAAGCCCTATGGCAGTGTCTTTGGCTTAG